One window of the Zea mays cultivar B73 chromosome 3, Zm-B73-REFERENCE-NAM-5.0, whole genome shotgun sequence genome contains the following:
- the LOC100280974 gene encoding JAG, with the protein MRQVGSPLDLNNLPEEYGKQAVESSTTTATSSSHAVRTGIKKKGDGGKDDAAKVYECRFCSLKFGKSQALGGHMNRHRQERETETLNRARQLVFGNESLAAIGAQAQMTMTFRDVNMAGAAPPTVLGGNFRGGASATGGSSVGDPCLPFRPVHPGLSSQPSYHYLYTAPSTLHPMSYPPATYPGPPRQPAVGDYVIGHAVSAGGGDALMQSTHRSSFSCFGAPLTAPPAAAAAGAAAAAMNVQADKLNCNCSFGCGGHSRNNNVNAST; encoded by the exons AT GAGGCAAGTAGGGAGCCCATTGGACCTGAACAACTTGCCGGAGGAGTACGGCAAGCAAGCGGTAGAGAGCTCCACGACCACCGCCACATCAAGCTCCCATGCAGTTA GGACAGGGATAAAGAAGAAGGGCGATGGAGGGAAAGACGATGCTGCAAAGGTGTATGAGTGCCGGTTTTGCTCCCTCAAGTTCGGCAAGTCTCAAGCGCTTGGCGGCCATATGAACCGCCATCGACAAG AGAGGGAGACTGAAACCCTCAACCGTGCCCGGCAACTCGTCTTCGGCAACGAGAGCCTCGCCGCCATCGGGGCGCAAGCGCAGATGACGATGAC TTTCAGGGATGTAAATATGGCTGGCGCTGCCCCACCGACCGTATTGGGAGGAAACTTCCGGGGAGGCGCCAGCGCCACCGGTGGCAGCAGCGTCGGCGACCCGTGTCTCCCGTTCCGGCCGGTGCATCCGGGGCTATCGTCGCAGCCTTCGTACCATTACCTCTACACGGCGCCATCCACACTGCACCCGATGAGCTACCCGCCGGCGACGTACCCGGGCCCTCCTCGTCAGCCTGCGGTCGGCGACTATGTCATCGGTCACGCAGTCTCCGCCGGTGGCGGTGACGCACTGATGCAGTCGACGCACCGCAGCAGCTTCTCTTGCTTCGGAGCTCCACTCACCGCTCCGCCGGCAGCAGCGGCGGCgggggctgctgctgctgctatgaACGTGCAGGCCGACAAGCTTAACTGCAACTGCAGCTTCGGCTGCGGTGGCCACAGCAGAAATAATAACGTGAATGCGTCCACTTGA